A single window of Arcobacter venerupis DNA harbors:
- a CDS encoding TIGR03643 family protein has product MYFEKKDSVKLDFTKKPKRENKSLEELKEEDLNRLIEMAWQDRTTFDTIFELYGLTENQVKKKMRNLLKKSSFKMWRERVQGRVTKHKKKVLHKISRFQGPW; this is encoded by the coding sequence ATGTATTTTGAAAAAAAAGATAGTGTAAAACTAGATTTTACAAAAAAACCTAAAAGAGAAAATAAAAGTTTAGAAGAGCTGAAAGAAGAGGATTTAAATCGTCTAATAGAGATGGCATGGCAAGATAGAACTACTTTTGATACAATATTTGAACTTTATGGTTTAACTGAAAATCAAGTGAAAAAAAAGATGAGAAATTTACTAAAAAAAAGTAGTTTTAAAATGTGGAGAGAAAGAGTTCAAGGGCGAGTTACAAAACATAAAAAAAAGGTTTTGCATAAAATTAG